The Coffea arabica cultivar ET-39 chromosome 1e, Coffea Arabica ET-39 HiFi, whole genome shotgun sequence genome has a window encoding:
- the LOC113735869 gene encoding long chain acyl-CoA synthetase 1-like: MKKMFAVKVEEGREGREGLPSVGPVYRNLLAHHHFPPIDPHLSTAWEIFRASAEKYPGNRMLGWRPFLDHKWGPYVWKTYEEVYGETLCAGSALRAQGIQPGARVGIYGSNCPQWIVAMEACSSQSLICVPLYDTLGPGAVDFIIDHADIDFVFVQDKKVKELLRCKHARRLKLIVCFTSMTEEEKDGAASIGLKSYSWNDFVRMGKENPSDLLPPQPFNICTIMYTSGTSGNPKGVILTHENISTCIRGVDIFMEQFEDKMTANDVYISFLPLAHILDRMIEEYFFHKGASVGYYHGDISEIQDDLMELKPTFLAGVPRVFERVHEGVLKALEELNPVRRKIFGMLYNYKLNWMKRGYKQKHASPIADLLAFRKVKARLGGRIRLIVSGGAPLGSEVEEFLRVTSCAFVLQGYGLTETCGLASLGFPDEMCLIGTVGSAFVYNEIRLEEVPEMGYYPLGDRPCGEICVRGKMSFAGYYKNPELTRETIRDGWFHTGDIGEMSENGVITIIDRKKNLIKLSQGEYVAVEYLEKVYCVSPTIEDIWVYGDSFKSMLIAVVVPHEENTVKWARHKGYQDSFSGLCSLNQLQDLILQELRSTAERNKLRGFEHIKAIILEPQPFELQADLMTPTLKKKRDQLLKRYKGEIEGLYEKLSGVKR, encoded by the exons ATGAAGAAGATGTTTGCTGTCAAGGTGGAAGAAGGAAGGGAGGGCCGGGAAGGCCTGCCGTCCGTTGGCCCCGTCTATCGGAATCTATTAGCCCACCATCACTTTCCGCCCATCGATCCCCATTTATCCACAGCTTGGGAAATCTTTAG GGCCTCTGCTGAAAAATATCCAGGAAATAGAATGCTAGGATGGCGTCCATTTCTCGATCACAAG TGGGGCCCTTATGTCTGGAAAACCTACGAAGAAGTCTACGGAGAAACTCTTTGTGCTGGTTCAGCGCTACGAGCACAGGGCATTCAACCT GGCGCCCGGGTGGGCATCTATGGATCAAATTGCCCGCAGTGGATTGTCGCCATGGAG GCCTGCAGTTCCCAGAGTTTGATTTGCGTCCCTCTCTACGACACTCTCG GACCAGGAGCTGTTGATTTTATAATAGATCATGCAGATATTGATTTCGTTTTCGTACAGGATAAGAAAGTGAAAGAA CTTTTGAGGTGCAAGCATGCTCGACGACTGAaat TGATAGTTTGCTTCACTTCCATGACAGAGGAAGAGAAGGACGGAGCTGCCTCCATTGGACTGAAATCATATTCTTGGAACGATTTTGTTCGAATG GGAAAAGAGAATCCCTCAGATCTCTTGCCACCGCAGCCATTTAATATTTGTACAATAATGTACACTAGTGGAACCAGTGGAAATCCAAAAGGTGTTATATTGACTCATGAAAACATTTCAACATGCATCAGAGGGGTTGATATTTTCATGGAACAATTTGAAGATAAG ATGACAGCGAATGATGTGTACATATCTTTTCTCCCTCTTGCTCACATCCTTGATCGCATGATTGAGGAATACTTTTTCCACAAGGGTGCTTCTGTTGGTTACTATCATGGG GATATCAGTGAGATACAGGATGATCTAATGGAGTTGAAGCCAACTTTTCTGGCTGGAGTACCTCGAGTTTTTGAAAGGGTGCACGAAG GTGTGCTAAAAGCACTTGAAGAACTCAATCCAGTGAGGAGGAAAATTTTTGGCATGCTTTACAACTA CAAGCTTAACTGGATGAAGCGAGGCTACAAACAGAAACATGCATCTCCAATAGCAGATCTTCTAGCTTTTAGGAAG GTCAAGGCCAGGTTAGGTGGCCGGATTCGTCTGATAGTTTCTGGTGGTGCACCACTAGGCAGTGAGGTGGAAGAATTCTTGCGGGTCACGTCGTGTGCTTTTGTTTTGCAAGGCTATG GGTTGACGGAGACTTGTGGATTGGCCAGCCTTGGCTTTCCCGATGAAATGTGCTTGATCGGAACAGTTGGTTCTGCATTTGTATACAACGAAATTCGTCTGGAGGAAGTCCCAGAAATGGGCTACTATCCACTTGGAGATCGTCCTTGTGGTGAGATTTGTGTCAGAGGGAAGATGTCTTTTGCAGGATACTACAAGAACCCGGAATTAACAAGAGAAACTATAAGAGATGGGTGGTTCCACACAg GTGACATAGGAGAGATGTCAGAAAATGGTGTTATAACGATTATTGATAGAAAGAAAAATCTTATCAAGCTATCTCAAGGGGAATATGTTGCAGTTGAATATCTGGAAAAAGTTTATTGTGTTTCGCCAACAATTGAAGAT ATCTGGGTGTATGGAGATAGCTTTAAGTCAATGCTGATTGCTGTTGTGGTACCACATGAGGAGAACACGGTAAAATGGGCACGGCATAAAGGCTATCAAGACTCCTTTTCCGGATTGTGCTCGCTCAACCAGCTGCAAGACCTTATCCTACAGGAGCTAAGGTCCACAGCAGAGAGAAACAAG CTGAGAGGCTTTGAGCATATCAAAGCGATTATTCTGGAACCCCAACCTTTTGAGCTGCAAGCAGATTTGATGACTCCAActttgaagaagaaaagggatCAGTTACTTAAGCGCTACAAG GGGGAAATTGAGGGTCTGTATGAGAAACTCTCTGGTGTTAAGCGCTAA
- the LOC140020742 gene encoding protein AGENET DOMAIN (AGD)-CONTAINING P1-like, translated as MEAAAAGGGGGVDNVSFKKGAQVEVSFEEEGFRGSWYTATVLRPVSKKTNKIYLQFHTLVANDEPGSSPLQEHVDLILVRPVPPREPRRSFQVSDEVDAFHNDGWWEGIVIHVFPPPTTPTAPPPITRYSVFFRSSREQLDFPETDLRLHREWVHGKWVPALEPTK; from the coding sequence ATGGAGGCGGCGGcagcaggaggaggaggaggagttgACAATGTTTCCTTCAAGAAAGGAGCACAAGTGGAAGTGAGCTTTGAGGAGGAGGGGTTTAGAGGGTCTTGGTACACCGCCACCGTCCTCCGCCCCGTTTCCAAGAAGACCAACAAGATCTACTTACAGTTCCACACTCTGGTGGCCAACGACGAACCCGGGTCCAGCCCCCTTCAAGAGCACGTTGACCTTATCCTCGTCCGCCCCGTCCCTCCCCGCGAGCCCCGCCGCTCCTTCCAAGTCAGCGACGAAGTCGACGCCTTCCACAACGACGGCTGGTGGGAAGGTATCGTCATCCATGTCTTCCCCCCACCTACAACGCCAACAGCTCCTCCTCCCATAACCAGGTATTCCGTCTTCTTCCGAAGTTCCCGCGAGCAGCTTGATTTTCCCGAGACCGATCTCCGCTTGCATCGGGAATGGGTCCACGGCAAATGGGTCCCTGCTCTGGAACCCACCAAGTAG